The following coding sequences lie in one Pseudarthrobacter phenanthrenivorans Sphe3 genomic window:
- a CDS encoding heme o synthase — MTATVSTTDTPLNASRAPRAGFARKAKAYLALTKPRVIELLLVSTLPTMIYAERGFPSIGLILATLVGGAFAAGSAGAFNCYIDRDIDKLMHRTENRPLVTGEVTPREALVFSWLLGAAAIAILWFGANPLSAWLGLGAIFFYVVIYTIILKRRTAQNIVWGGAAGCFPVLIAWAAVTNSVEWPAVILFMVIFLWTPPHYWPLSMRYGEDYRNAKVPMLGAIAGAKVVSVQVVLYAWAMVACSLLMVPAGGAGWVYTVTAVLAGAWFLYESHALYNRAQREDISDKRAMKVFHGSISYLTLLFIALAVDPFIGPAVMAG; from the coding sequence GTGACTGCCACCGTGAGCACAACAGATACGCCGCTGAACGCATCCCGGGCACCTCGTGCCGGGTTTGCCCGTAAGGCAAAGGCGTATCTCGCCCTCACCAAGCCCCGCGTGATCGAACTGCTCCTGGTCAGCACGCTGCCCACCATGATTTATGCCGAGCGCGGCTTCCCCTCCATAGGGCTGATCCTGGCCACCCTGGTGGGTGGTGCCTTTGCCGCCGGCAGCGCCGGCGCCTTCAACTGCTACATTGACCGCGACATCGACAAGCTGATGCACCGGACCGAGAACCGACCGCTGGTCACCGGTGAGGTCACGCCGCGCGAAGCCCTGGTCTTCTCGTGGCTCCTAGGTGCCGCCGCCATCGCCATTCTTTGGTTTGGCGCCAATCCGCTGTCCGCCTGGCTCGGGTTGGGCGCCATCTTCTTCTACGTGGTGATCTACACGATCATCCTCAAGCGCCGTACCGCCCAGAACATTGTGTGGGGAGGGGCAGCCGGCTGCTTCCCCGTGCTCATCGCGTGGGCGGCAGTGACCAACTCTGTTGAATGGCCGGCTGTCATCCTGTTCATGGTGATCTTCCTCTGGACCCCGCCGCACTACTGGCCGCTGTCGATGCGGTATGGCGAGGACTACCGGAATGCCAAAGTGCCCATGCTGGGTGCCATTGCCGGGGCCAAAGTGGTCTCCGTCCAGGTGGTCCTCTACGCCTGGGCCATGGTGGCGTGCTCCCTGCTGATGGTTCCGGCCGGCGGCGCCGGATGGGTCTATACCGTCACTGCCGTCCTTGCGGGCGCCTGGTTCCTCTACGAGTCACACGCGCTCTATAACAGGGCGCAGCGTGAGGACATCTCGGACAAGCGGGCAATGAAGGTCTTCCACGGTTCCATCAGCTACCTCACGCTGC
- the tal gene encoding transaldolase produces MTTPTQQLSDAGVSIWLDDLSRGRLETGTLAKLIEEKNVVGVTTNPSIFHAAITAGTDYDATIAKQAAAGASIEDTIFEITTTDVADACDLFAPVAAATNGVDGRVSIEVDPRLAWDTAGTIAEAKHLYKRVNKDNVLIKIPATLEGLEAITATLAEGISVNVTLIFSLERYRAVINAFQSGLEQAKENGHDLAKIHSVASFFVSRVDTEIDKRLDAIGTDEAKALKGKAGLANARLAYQVYEELFATERWALLAEAGALPQRPLWASTGVKDPAYPDTLYVTELVAPGVVNTMPEKTLDATFDHGVITGDTVTGTYAEANATLDALEKLGISYNDVVAILESEGLDKFVASWKELLADVEGALAAARKAS; encoded by the coding sequence ATGACTACTCCCACCCAGCAGCTCTCGGACGCCGGAGTTTCCATCTGGCTTGATGACCTTTCCCGCGGCCGCCTCGAAACGGGCACCCTGGCCAAGCTCATCGAAGAGAAGAATGTGGTTGGCGTAACCACCAACCCGTCCATCTTCCACGCCGCGATCACCGCCGGCACCGACTACGACGCCACCATTGCCAAGCAGGCCGCGGCCGGCGCGTCCATCGAAGACACCATCTTCGAGATCACCACCACCGACGTCGCCGACGCCTGCGACCTGTTCGCTCCCGTGGCAGCAGCAACCAACGGCGTTGACGGCCGCGTCTCCATCGAGGTTGACCCCCGCCTGGCCTGGGACACTGCCGGCACCATCGCCGAAGCCAAGCACCTGTACAAGCGGGTCAACAAGGACAACGTCCTGATCAAAATCCCGGCCACGCTTGAGGGCCTCGAAGCGATCACCGCCACCCTGGCCGAGGGCATCAGCGTCAACGTGACTTTGATCTTCTCCCTGGAGCGCTACCGCGCCGTCATCAACGCCTTCCAGTCCGGCCTGGAGCAGGCCAAGGAAAACGGCCACGACCTCGCCAAGATCCACTCCGTGGCCTCCTTCTTCGTCTCCCGCGTGGACACGGAAATCGACAAGCGCCTCGACGCGATCGGCACGGACGAAGCCAAGGCCCTCAAGGGCAAGGCCGGCCTGGCCAACGCCCGCCTGGCCTACCAGGTCTATGAAGAGCTCTTCGCAACCGAACGCTGGGCCCTGCTCGCCGAGGCCGGCGCACTCCCCCAGCGCCCGTTGTGGGCTTCCACCGGCGTGAAGGACCCGGCCTACCCGGACACCCTCTACGTCACCGAACTCGTTGCTCCCGGCGTGGTGAACACGATGCCCGAGAAGACCCTGGACGCCACCTTCGACCACGGCGTCATCACCGGAGACACCGTCACCGGGACCTACGCCGAGGCCAACGCCACCCTGGATGCCCTGGAGAAGCTCGGCATCTCCTACAACGACGTCGTCGCCATCCTCGAATCCGAAGGCCTGGACAAGTTCGTGGCCAGCTGGAAGGAACTCCTGGCCGACGTCGAAGGCGCCCTCGCCGCTGCACGGAAGGCTTCCTAA
- the tkt gene encoding transketolase, with protein sequence MEEQELSWTSLDQRAVDTIRVLAADAVEKVGNGHPGTAMSLAPAAYLLFQKLMRHDPRNPDWLGRDRFVLSPGHTSLTLYIQLFLSGYGLELKDLEALRTWGSLTPGHPEYKHTAGVEITTGPLGQGLASSVGFAYSQRRQRGLFDADAAPGTSPFDHTIWVIASDGDLQEGVTAEASSLAGHQELGNLVVVYDENHISIEDDTDIAFTEDVLKRYEAYGWHVQRVDWTKTGEYKEDVQELYSALLAAKAETSKPSIVSLRTIIGYPAPKKQNTGKIHGSALGAEEVAALKEVLGFDPAKSFEVDQDVLAHARAVVDRGAAARKEWEESFNAWQAANPESAELLQRIEAKELPEGLDAALPVFPAGKDVSTRAASGKVLNALGPVLPELWGGSADLAESNNTTIEGSPSFVPTSKQTDAWSGNPYGRVLHFGIREHAAASIVNGISLHGRTRAFSGTFLIFSDYQRPAIRLGALMGVPSLYVWTHDSIGLGEDGPTHQPVEQLASLRAIVGLDVVRPGDANEVAAAWKSMLENHSNPAGIVLTRQNIPTWERGEGEADGDTFASTAGVAKGGYVLAEASKDGATVPADVILIATGSEVQLAVKARETLQAEGIAARVVSMPCVEWFNKQDAAYRESVLPAAVKARVSVEAGLALGWKEFVGDAGRSVSLEHYGASADYKRLFQEFGITAEAVAAAAKDSLAGLQA encoded by the coding sequence TTGGAAGAGCAAGAACTGTCCTGGACAAGCCTGGACCAGCGTGCGGTGGATACCATCCGCGTCCTGGCCGCAGACGCCGTGGAGAAGGTGGGCAACGGCCACCCGGGAACGGCGATGAGCCTGGCACCCGCCGCATACCTTCTGTTCCAGAAGCTGATGCGCCACGATCCCCGGAACCCCGACTGGCTGGGCCGTGACCGGTTCGTCCTGTCCCCGGGCCACACCTCGCTCACCCTCTACATCCAGCTGTTCCTTTCCGGTTACGGCCTGGAACTGAAGGACCTCGAGGCACTGCGTACCTGGGGCTCACTGACCCCCGGCCACCCCGAGTACAAGCACACCGCCGGCGTCGAGATCACCACGGGCCCCCTGGGCCAGGGCCTGGCGTCCTCCGTTGGGTTCGCCTACTCCCAGCGCCGCCAGCGCGGCCTGTTCGACGCCGACGCCGCCCCGGGCACCAGCCCGTTCGACCACACCATCTGGGTCATCGCGTCCGACGGCGACCTGCAGGAAGGCGTCACGGCTGAGGCTTCCTCGCTGGCCGGCCACCAGGAACTCGGCAACCTTGTAGTTGTCTACGACGAGAACCACATCTCGATCGAGGACGACACCGACATCGCGTTCACCGAGGATGTCCTGAAGCGCTACGAAGCCTACGGCTGGCACGTCCAGCGCGTGGACTGGACCAAGACCGGCGAATACAAGGAAGACGTCCAGGAGCTCTACTCCGCACTCCTCGCCGCGAAGGCCGAGACGTCCAAGCCCTCCATCGTCTCGCTGCGCACCATCATCGGCTACCCGGCCCCCAAGAAGCAGAACACTGGCAAGATCCACGGTTCAGCCCTTGGTGCGGAAGAAGTCGCAGCACTGAAGGAGGTCCTGGGCTTCGATCCGGCCAAGTCCTTCGAGGTTGACCAGGATGTGCTGGCCCACGCCCGCGCCGTCGTCGACCGCGGTGCAGCCGCCCGCAAGGAATGGGAAGAGTCCTTCAACGCCTGGCAGGCAGCCAACCCCGAAAGCGCGGAACTGCTGCAGCGCATCGAAGCGAAGGAACTGCCCGAGGGCCTCGACGCAGCCCTTCCCGTGTTCCCCGCCGGCAAGGACGTCTCCACCCGGGCAGCGTCCGGCAAGGTCCTGAACGCCCTGGGCCCGGTCCTGCCTGAACTGTGGGGCGGGTCGGCGGACCTCGCGGAGTCGAACAACACCACCATCGAGGGATCGCCGTCGTTCGTTCCCACCTCCAAGCAGACTGACGCCTGGTCCGGCAACCCGTACGGCCGCGTCCTGCACTTCGGCATCCGTGAGCACGCCGCTGCCTCGATCGTGAACGGCATCAGCCTGCATGGCCGCACGCGGGCCTTCTCCGGCACGTTCCTGATCTTCTCCGACTACCAGCGCCCGGCCATCCGCCTCGGCGCGCTGATGGGTGTCCCGTCGCTGTACGTCTGGACGCACGACTCCATCGGCCTCGGCGAAGACGGCCCAACGCACCAGCCGGTGGAGCAGCTTGCCTCGCTGCGCGCCATCGTGGGCCTGGATGTGGTCCGTCCTGGTGACGCAAACGAAGTCGCCGCAGCCTGGAAGAGCATGCTGGAGAACCACAGCAACCCGGCCGGCATCGTGCTGACCCGCCAGAACATCCCCACCTGGGAGCGCGGTGAAGGCGAGGCCGACGGCGACACGTTCGCTTCGACGGCGGGCGTCGCCAAGGGCGGCTACGTCCTGGCCGAGGCTTCCAAGGACGGCGCCACCGTCCCGGCCGACGTCATCCTGATCGCCACCGGCTCAGAGGTCCAGCTCGCCGTCAAGGCCCGCGAAACCCTGCAGGCCGAAGGCATCGCCGCCCGCGTCGTCTCCATGCCGTGCGTCGAGTGGTTCAACAAGCAGGACGCCGCCTACCGCGAGTCCGTCCTGCCCGCCGCCGTCAAGGCGCGCGTGTCCGTCGAGGCCGGGCTGGCCCTGGGCTGGAAGGAATTCGTCGGCGACGCCGGCCGTTCCGTCAGCCTCGAGCACTACGGTGCTTCCGCGGACTACAAGCGCCTTTTCCAGGAGTTCGGCATCACGGCAGAAGCAGTCGCCGCCGCCGCCAAGGACTCCCTCGCAGGCCTGCAGGCCTGA